In one Ananas comosus cultivar F153 linkage group 12, ASM154086v1, whole genome shotgun sequence genomic region, the following are encoded:
- the LOC109717970 gene encoding uncharacterized protein LOC109717970: MLTASGWPRSGGGDGGPSRARTQLGTVSGSPSDGMARTGRGRQRRSQMPVGGDQGGGGQQQRQPHGSTRCRLEGYGSVCRPGRRAMGSGGGAARRAAATRKVVTQEYAAGADPQVAAARRRGRAENLQPELGAGAAAAGRSAGGGARGRADLRGGPPRLRGRAAERVHAGGYAGRPRLRLGQARAWEGCRISSGMDASAFASGALAAAIPRRGRPRARGRCRQGALRTNILGRELPTQK; encoded by the coding sequence ATGCTCACCGCCTCCGGTTGGCCGCGgagtggcggcggcgacggtggacCGAGCCGAGCCCGTACACAGCTAGGCACGGTCAGCGGCTCTCCCAGCGACGGCATGGCCCGGACAGGTCGGGGACGACAGCGCCGGTCCCAGATGCCGGTAGGAGGAGACCAAGGAGGCGGCgggcagcagcagcggcagcccCACGGCTCGACGCGCTGCCGGCTCGAAGGCTATGGCTCGGTTTGCAGACCTGGGCGGCGCGCCATGGGTTCTGGCGGCGGCGCGGCCcgaagggcggcggcgacgcggaAGGTCGTGACACAGGAATACGCCGCGGGAGCTGACCCGCAGGTGGCTGCGGCGCGGAGGAGAGGGCGCGCAGAGAACCTCCAGCCCGAGCTCGGGGCTGGGGCGGCTGCTGCTGGCAGAAGCGCCGGTGGCGGCGCCAGGGGCCGCGCTGACTTGCGGGGAGGGCCGCCGAGACTCCGGGGGAGGGCGGCGGAGCGGGTTCATGCCGGTGGCTACGCCGGGAGGCCGCGGTTACGACTCGGCCAAGCTCGGGCGTGGGAAGGCTGCAGGATCAGCAGCGGCATGGACGCGTCAGCGTTCGCATCCGGCGCTCTGGCGGCGGCGATTCCGCGGAGAGGACGCCCGAGGGCTCGGGGCCGATGTCGACAAGGTGCCTTGAGAACAAATATACTCGGCCGCGAGCTCCCAACCCAGAAATAA